From a region of the Fervidicoccaceae archaeon genome:
- a CDS encoding ATP-binding cassette domain-containing protein has translation MRRNLTDKIFFFSLLFPSALVLFTLILIFYSQLNLSLPIFEKQGLETFLGKDWRPSSIPPPEGGKYGLLPAVFGSLYTSTIALLVSLPLSASVIVFLNEIAPKKARTLFSAILDLMAGLWEEVKGRLKDKPWKLSGGQQQRLCLARALAIKPKILLLDEPTANIDPINTVKIEEALKKLAKEGMTIVMVTHMPQQAIRIASHAIFLYHGSVVEQGPISKLAYAPSSELTKNFIYGEVSHLKA, from the coding sequence ATGAGGAGAAACCTCACAGACAAAATTTTTTTCTTCTCCCTCCTATTTCCCTCAGCTCTTGTACTCTTCACTCTTATACTTATCTTTTATTCCCAACTGAATCTCAGCCTTCCAATATTTGAGAAACAAGGCTTGGAGACCTTTTTAGGAAAGGACTGGAGGCCTAGCAGCATTCCTCCTCCTGAAGGAGGAAAATACGGTCTGCTTCCTGCCGTATTTGGCTCACTATATACTTCCACCATAGCTCTTCTGGTATCTCTTCCTCTATCTGCTAGCGTTATTGTATTTCTCAACGAGATAGCACCGAAGAAAGCAAGAACGCTTTTCTCAGCAATTTTGGACTTAATGGCAGGGCTATGGGAAGAGGTAAAAGGGAGACTAAAAGACAAACCTTGGAAACTAAGTGGCGGACAGCAGCAGAGGCTGTGTCTCGCAAGAGCTCTAGCAATAAAGCCAAAAATTCTTCTGCTTGATGAGCCAACAGCAAATATCGATCCCATCAATACAGTTAAGATAGAAGAGGCTTTGAAGAAGCTAGCCAAGGAAGGGATGACAATTGTTATGGTGACTCACATGCCCCAGCAGGCTATCAGAATAGCCAGCCATGCAATTTTCCTATATCATGGATCTGTAGTAGAACAAGGACCAATTTCCAAGCTGGCTTATGCTCCCAGCAGTGAGCTGACAAAGAATTTTATCTATGGTGAAGTTTCGCATCTCAAAGCCTGA
- the pstS gene encoding phosphate ABC transporter substrate-binding protein PstS, whose protein sequence is MLPRTIVAFTLVVVAILSSLTLYVMKSSNNASTYPVTTTDSPVTATNLSEKNTSAITTTVVGNGSKITLIGSGSTFIYPQLDRWIKALSEKNPQIIIEYSPSGSGTGQTQFMQGLIDFAGSDPPLTTSDWEKAKNDPRGVIQLPVLVGSVVITYNIPGIASKLKLTGEVLSLIYKGEIEYWDDRRIAELNQGISLPHEKIVAVHRSDSSGTTNIFTLFLYKSSNGLWPRDLVGKAIDWPVDKTGRGLGGKGNQGVADIVSRTPYSLGYVEYAYAFLQNLPTALIMNSEGIFVEANMTTMMEAIRASMDKLPQSPEGDFNDFWNAVIYSPGKQSYPVTSFAFLIFHKVYPSNKVEGIKQLIQFINNEGRNYIIEGYVPIPDELARFNLNSLNLIVSG, encoded by the coding sequence ATGCTACCCCGAACAATTGTGGCATTCACTTTGGTTGTAGTAGCAATTCTGTCATCCTTAACTCTATATGTAATGAAAAGCAGCAATAATGCCAGCACCTATCCAGTAACTACTACGGACTCCCCCGTAACTGCTACTAACCTCTCTGAGAAAAATACATCCGCGATTACCACAACAGTGGTAGGAAATGGTTCCAAGATAACTTTGATAGGCTCCGGCTCGACATTTATTTACCCACAACTAGACAGATGGATAAAAGCACTTTCAGAGAAAAATCCCCAGATAATAATTGAATATAGCCCCAGCGGAAGCGGAACAGGGCAGACACAGTTTATGCAAGGTCTTATTGACTTTGCAGGAAGCGATCCTCCTCTCACGACCAGCGATTGGGAAAAGGCAAAAAACGATCCTAGGGGAGTGATCCAACTTCCAGTCCTAGTGGGCAGTGTAGTAATAACTTACAATATTCCTGGGATTGCAAGCAAACTGAAGCTCACAGGTGAAGTTCTCTCCCTTATATATAAGGGTGAAATTGAGTACTGGGATGATAGGAGGATAGCTGAGCTAAATCAAGGCATTTCCCTACCTCACGAGAAAATTGTTGCTGTTCATAGATCTGATTCGAGTGGTACAACGAACATATTTACTCTTTTCTTGTATAAATCTTCGAATGGTCTATGGCCTAGAGACCTTGTTGGAAAAGCTATAGATTGGCCTGTAGACAAGACTGGGAGAGGACTTGGTGGAAAGGGGAATCAAGGTGTTGCAGATATTGTATCGAGGACCCCTTACTCACTAGGCTATGTTGAGTATGCGTATGCTTTTCTTCAGAATTTGCCCACAGCTCTCATAATGAACTCCGAGGGCATTTTTGTTGAGGCAAACATGACAACAATGATGGAAGCAATAAGAGCTAGTATGGATAAGCTCCCACAAAGCCCTGAAGGAGATTTCAATGATTTCTGGAATGCTGTGATATATTCTCCCGGAAAGCAATCATATCCAGTGACCTCTTTTGCTTTTCTAATTTTTCACAAGGTTTATCCAAGCAACAAGGTAGAGGGAATTAAACAGCTAATACAGTTCATAAACAATGAAGGAAGGAACTACATCATTGAGGGCTATGTTCCAATACCAGATGAGCTCGCACGGTTCAATTTGAATAGCCTGAATCTTATAGTATCAGGGTGA